The Desulfobacteraceae bacterium genome contains a region encoding:
- a CDS encoding nucleoside deaminase: MQKALELAREALAAEEFPVGCVLVGGGAVLADGRRRGTAQPTPNELDHAEMVALRRLVETAADRDRPPLTAYCTMEPCLMCYAALLLNGVGRIVYAYEDAMGGGTRCDLRSLPPLYRHSAALIVPGVLRQESLELFRSFFAAPANRYWHNSLLADYTLRQP, encoded by the coding sequence ATGCAAAAAGCCCTTGAGCTGGCCCGCGAGGCCCTGGCGGCCGAAGAGTTTCCCGTGGGCTGCGTGCTGGTCGGCGGCGGTGCGGTCCTGGCCGACGGCCGCCGCCGGGGGACCGCCCAGCCGACCCCCAACGAGCTGGACCATGCCGAAATGGTGGCGCTTCGCCGGCTGGTGGAGACCGCCGCGGACCGCGACCGACCACCCCTGACCGCCTACTGCACCATGGAGCCGTGCCTGATGTGCTACGCCGCGCTGCTCTTAAACGGGGTGGGGCGCATCGTCTACGCCTATGAAGATGCCATGGGGGGCGGCACCAGATGCGATCTACGGTCGCTTCCGCCGCTTTACCGACATAGCGCGGCGTTAATCGTCCCCGGGGTTCTGCGCCAGGAAAGCCTTGAGCTTTTCAGGTCTTTTTTTGCGGCGCCGGCCAACCGCTACTGGCATAACAGCCTACTTGCCGACTACACCCTGAGACAGCCCTAA
- the rpmI gene encoding 50S ribosomal protein L35 has protein sequence MPKIKTNRAAAKRFKKTGTGKFTYSKSHANHILTKKTTKRKRGLRKIQIVDKTNHRELRLLMPNG, from the coding sequence ATGCCAAAGATCAAGACAAATCGGGCCGCTGCCAAACGGTTCAAGAAAACCGGGACCGGAAAATTCACCTATTCAAAGTCCCATGCCAACCACATTCTGACTAAAAAGACCACCAAGCGCAAACGCGGCTTGCGCAAGATTCAAATTGTGGACAAAACCAACCACAGGGAGCTCCGGCTGCTGATGCCAAACGGCTGA
- the infC gene encoding translation initiation factor IF-3, with protein MAVSRQTSGPSKAKTNVNRNIRAREVRLIDPDGNQIGVVPTARALETAVSFGLDLVEISPNAVPPVCKIMDYGRYKYELTKKLQEAKKKQSTFQVKEIKVRPKTGEHDLQVKLGHIRKFLGKKDKVKVTVMFRGREITLSQRGRELLQLIADETSEIATVEQLPKFEGRTMIMVLSPK; from the coding sequence ATAGCTGTATCACGACAAACAAGCGGACCCAGCAAAGCCAAAACCAACGTCAATCGCAACATCAGAGCCCGGGAGGTTCGCCTGATCGACCCCGACGGCAACCAGATTGGCGTCGTTCCGACCGCGAGAGCCCTGGAGACGGCCGTGAGCTTTGGCCTCGACCTGGTGGAGATCTCGCCCAATGCCGTCCCGCCCGTCTGCAAGATAATGGATTACGGCCGTTACAAGTACGAGCTGACCAAAAAACTGCAGGAGGCCAAAAAAAAGCAGAGCACCTTCCAGGTAAAAGAGATCAAGGTGCGGCCCAAAACCGGCGAGCACGATTTGCAGGTCAAACTGGGCCATATCCGGAAGTTTCTGGGCAAAAAGGACAAGGTCAAGGTGACCGTCATGTTTCGGGGGCGCGAGATCACGCTCTCCCAGCGCGGCCGTGAGCTGCTGCAGCTGATCGCCGATGAAACCAGCGAGATCGCCACTGTCGAACAACTCCCGAAGTTTGAAGGGCGCACCATGATCATGGTGCTCTCCCCCAAATAG
- a CDS encoding type I restriction enzyme HsdR N-terminal domain-containing protein, translating into MSGHHLILGELKDYLTGETLPDTLDERYRQQLARLLVESKGFLKSDITPRVPLRVRAGAKSAQLRIDLAVQLEDRIAMIVRFGPGSLITRHRPALAAARLLAPYQIAVAVVTNGQDADILDGASGRRIGSGLAQIPTRAALAARMATRPAPPVSPQRAALESRVLYAYEIDDSCPCDDTVCRL; encoded by the coding sequence ATGAGCGGTCACCACCTGATTCTGGGAGAACTCAAGGATTATCTGACCGGGGAAACTCTGCCGGACACCCTCGATGAACGCTACCGGCAGCAGCTGGCGCGCCTGCTGGTGGAAAGCAAGGGGTTTCTAAAAAGCGACATCACCCCCCGGGTCCCGCTGCGGGTCAGGGCCGGCGCGAAATCCGCCCAGCTGCGCATCGATCTGGCAGTGCAGCTTGAAGATAGGATCGCCATGATCGTCAGATTCGGGCCCGGCTCCCTGATCACCCGCCACCGGCCGGCCTTGGCCGCCGCCCGCCTGCTGGCCCCCTATCAGATCGCGGTGGCCGTGGTGACCAACGGGCAGGACGCCGATATTCTCGACGGCGCGAGCGGCAGGCGGATCGGCAGCGGGCTGGCGCAAATTCCCACCAGGGCGGCGCTGGCGGCGCGAATGGCCACCCGGCCGGCGCCTCCCGTCTCGCCCCAGCGCGCCGCCCTGGAGTCCCGGGTGCTCTATGCCTACGAGATCGACGACAGCTGCCCGTGCGACGATACCGTTTGCCGCCTTTAA